A stretch of DNA from Tribolium castaneum strain GA2 chromosome 7, icTriCast1.1, whole genome shotgun sequence:
CCCCCCTTAAACCAGGCAACTTGCGGAACGAAATCACAAACCTAGCCTTGACCTTGAGCTTTCCGCTGAAAGAAATCTACATCGAGGAGAGATTCAGCAAAAAATCGTGCTCAAACATCTATTTTTACGGCCCATCTGACCAAAAATCCATCGTTATTTTGAACACTCTCATCCTGAAGGAACACGGAATTGGGTGCACGAATAACCAAATCCTGGCTTTAATTTCGTTCGAATTTTCCCGTTGGCACTTCAACGAAACGTTCAAATATGTCATAGTCCTCGAAACTAACCTTTTGTTGTCCTTTGCTGCTTTCCTCTTCTTGTTCAAGCACCCTCAAGTTTATGAAATTTTCGGTTTTGAGGATTTTCACCCAGTTCTTGTGGGTGTTTACGTGGTTTTGAAGTACGTGATGGTGCCTTACGCTTCGTTGCTCAGTTTTGGGTTTATGTGGGTTTCGAGAGGGTTTGTGATGCAAAATGATGAATTTGTGGCACAGTTGGGGAAAGGAAAGGCTCTAATTGAAGCTTTGGTTAGATTGGAGGAAAATAACGTCAAGTTTCCGGTCTGTGACCGGTTGTATTCCATGTGGCATTACGACAAGCCATGTCTGATGGAGAGGGTTGAAGCGATTAAGAAGGTGGAGGAGGAGAAATTTGAGTAGCGTTGAGAATTttgaagtaaataaaaaaattgtgaaattttagtgttttagtcttattttctcatttaactTAGTTTGTGGCGTTATTCAGAGAGACCGcaaagtattaaaaaagaataaaagaaacattattaaaaatcagGTATCTATAGTAATAAGGTAAATTATattcacatttatttttatcgacCGTATAACCAAAAACTCCTTAAATCATTGatattgttttgttattacaaaaaGCCACCAATGTATCAAATATAACCTAACATAACCATGTTTGCGTATAACATAGtagttatataaccgtcatATAACCTTTGCTTTATACACCAGATATAACCACGGTTAGATAACCGACGTATTGCAACAGAAGCATAACAgttattttaccaaaattaaccATGGTTAAATAACCGTTATTTAAACTGAATCTTGCATACGCTATATTGCGTATAACATAGTTACATACCCGTCATATAACTTTTCCTGTATACGCAATAATCACGGTTATATTACCGATACATAAATTAAATCTTGCGTATAACATAGtagttatataaccgtcatATAACCTTTGCTTTATACACCAGACATAACCACGGTTAGATAACCGACGTATTGCAACAGAAGCATAACTgttattttaccaaaattaaccatggttagataaccgttattaaaattgaatcTTGCATACGCTATATTGCGTATAACATAGTAGTTACATACCCGTCATATAACTTTTGCTGTATATGCAATAATCACGGTTATATTACCGATACATAAATTAAATCTTGCGTATAACATAGTATGCGTAAGTATAACATATATATTGCGTATAACCGTCATATAACCTTTGCTTTATACGGCAGACCTAACCACGGTTAGATAACCGACGTATTGCAACAGAGGCATAACTGTTATTTAACCGAAATTATTCAtggttagataaccgttatTTAAACTGAATCTGTGTTATATTGCGTATAACATCGTACTTATATACCCCTCATATAACTTTTGCTGTATACTCAATAATTACGGTTATATTATCGACGTATACACTAACACTAGCACGAGCCATATAACAGGAgcataattgttattattattgtcatttaaACTGATCTTGTATACGCTATATTTCGTATAACAtagcagttatataaccgtcatATAGGGTGTTTACGGTCTTGGAGTTAAAACTTAAAGGGGATAATATGAGTGAGAAAAGAACTCCAGAACgctatataaaaaaattataacagaaAATCGTCGAATTTACATTAACTATTTGTTTGTGAGCTGCTGCTTCGAGTACAACAATTACTTTGTGCTCCACCGTAAGTCCTAATCCTGACAACCAATtcattatttcaataattgtAGTCCACTGACGTAACTTTGataacaaaatttcacaaaacacAAACCAAACCTGCTCGAAACAATTTCGGTTAAAGTGATCACATATAGAACcaatcaatttaaattttgctcaaattgaAAGTAAAGCCAAATGAAATGATGACAGTGTCAATACTATGAAGTGACTTTTTTCATTGACGtggttacaaaatttttatttgttgcaacaattaaatattattttaacagagAAATTATTCCAGTGACCCTCAAACTCTGTAGCAATActtcaaagttaaataattttcttagaaCTAACAGTTCTCTAAGTTTTTTCTCAGTTATTCTGTTTTTACACTCTTTTAGAACCAGGTAAAGTTACGATTCCTAGAccgtaaacaccctgtataacttTTGGTGTATACGTCAGACATAATCACGGTTAGATAACCGACTTATACACTAACTAGTATGCGCCGTATTGCAACAAAACATAACTGTTATTTAACGTTAATTAACCATGGTTAAATAACCTTcatttaaaccaaattttgcaTATGCTATATTGCATATAACATAGTTGTTATACGTCAAATAACTTTTGCTGTATACGCCAGACATAACCACGGTTAGATAACCGACGTATACACTAACACTAGCACGCGCTATGTTGATACAGAAGAATAACTGTTATTTAATCGTAATTAACCATGATTAGATAACCGTCATTTAAACTGATCTTGCTACGTTATTGTGTATAACATAGtagttatataaccgtcatATAACTTTTGGTGTATACGCTGTATACATTAACAGTAGCATGCTCCATATTGCAAAAGAAGCATAACTGTTATTTAACCGTAATTAACCATGATTGGTCATATAACCGTCATATAAACTGAGTCTACTTTAACCAATAGTTAGGTTGGTGTTTTGCGGTTATATAACCTTACATAACCGCAATATAACTCAATCAAATTTTCCTACTAAGAAACAAACTTAGGTAACCCTTTAACTTAGACCGGCAACTGCCTCTTTTACTCTTATTGTTATTGAAAACAAACATTtctaaacttaattttaaatctaCACTTGTTTGATGCCTAATTATGGCATTCTCCCCTTGCTGGCTATAAAATTGCCAATGCCctttaatttccaaaattacACCCCGCgactaattattaattagaatTCAAATCGGGTCTGGGTCACCTTTACGTCTTCCATTTCCGTCCCACAATCACTCCGATCTCGAATTCTTCTAACGTCTCTGTGTTTCATTAAACTTTACTTTTTCGGTCCCTTCCGCCGAATCCCATTAACTTCCGGTTTTATAATTGGAAGTTTCGTGCTCGTTGCAATTAAACCAGAGCAAAAAACAAGTGTAGACCGgaaatgtttgcatttttttaagcaaacaCAAGGAAATTTACGTCGAGTAATATGCAAATAGGCGAAATATAAATATGCCATTACGGAGATTAAACGGGCGAGGAATGAGACATTTATGTAAATTTGTTCTTAGTGTTGCaactatttaaatatttggggAAAGTTGAAAGATTCCTAACGCGGAGTTAGAcggatgatttaattaattgcagAACTTGATCATAAACGATACGACATCGCTTTTAATCCATCCGAAAGttgtgtttttctttaaatcaAACCTTCGTAATCTAACACATTTCAGTAATCGAGCCTCGTCTCGAAAATGTTTTAATGACGAGCCTTTTGAAAGCCCGTTTTGGACTACATTCAGCCATCTGAAATCATAATCGAGTTTGGCATTTCCGAATTAGGcacaattgaaattttaatgaactTACTTTCGGATTCTTCGCCCCCTTTCGTGCGTTAATTTTTAACGCAAAGCTCTCCGAATTTCTTTCACAATGTTGTAAAAGCGTGTAGTTTACATACATTATTGAAATCAGGACGATTTATACAAGTGCGAGCGTTTACAAAGCTTTTAACaaagatttacatttttggaagGAAGACGTTACTGTTGTAAAGATCGGAAATGAATTACTTGGGCGAGGCTTCTGATGCGGAAATGGAGGGGCGGTGCTTTTCGACCGCTTTTAGGAGATTTTATGTCGCAAACGATTATGATGAAAattttgggacactctgtataatcaaaaatatattctCTAAAATACATCCGAgagcataaaaaatatcaaaaatataaaaattccgatgaggaatttttaattgtccgttgtggagagatGTCCGCTAATAGGAGGTGTAaatttaatataggttttgttgCGTTTccacaaaaatgtccgttgtgaggaggtgtccgttattcggaggtgtctATTAAGAAAAGTTtcattgtagaaaaatttatttcgtaaAGTGCTGTAGTGTCCTATTGTACAGTAGAACCTCTCGACAACGGACACCAAtggggaatttttaattgtccttTGTAGAGACATGTCCACTAATAGGAGGTGTAAATTTAATATAGGTTTcgttacgttcctacaaaaatgtccgttctGAAGAGGTGACCGTTATTCGGAAGTGTCCATtaagaaaagttttattgtagaaaaatttgatTCGCAAAGTGCTGTAGTGTCCTAATGTACAGTGAAACCTCTcgacaacggacaccgatagagaatttttaattgtctgtTGTGGAGAGATGTCCACTAATAGGAGGTGTAAATTTcatataggttttgttacgttcctacaaaaatgtccgatTTGAGAAGGTGTCtgttattcggaggtgtctATTAAAAAGGGttttattgtagaaaaatttgtttcgtAAAGTGCTGTAGTGTCCTACTGAAGAGTAAAACCTCTCGATAACGGACACCAatgaagaatttttaattgtccttTGTGGATAGAtgtccactaatgggaggtgTAAATTTAATATAGGCTTTGTTACGCTTCTACAAAAGTGTCCGTTGTGAGgaggtgtccgtttttcggaGGTGTTCATTAAGAAgagttttattgtaaaaaaattgtttcgaaAAGTGCTGTTGTGTCCTAATGTACAGTAGAACCTCTCGACAACGGACACCTATAGGGAATTATTAATTGTCCGTGGTGGAAAGATGTCCGCTAATGGGCGGTGTAAATTTAATATGGGTTTAtttacgttcctacaaaaatgtccgttgtcaagaggtgtccgttattcggaggtgtccattaaAAAGGATTCACtgtagaaaaatttgtttcgtAAAGTGCTGTAGTGTCCTGGGCCAGGTGGTCTACAAAGACAATTATTTGGCTTTATCAGAGCAAATGTTTCGTTAAATTCTGTCTCCGAACACGTTTATCGTTCAATGGTTGTCGTCTGTAAAGTACGTACGTGTGATGGTCTGAGCTGTACCATCTGTAGAaatgtacagtaaaacctctcgaCAACGGACAACAAAagcgaatttttaattgtccgttgtgcaGAGATGTCCTCTAATGGGAGGTGCaaatttaatataagttttgttacgttcctacaaaaatgtccgttgtgaagaggtttCCGTTACTTAGAAGGGTCCATTAAAAAgggttttattgtaaaaaaatttatttcgtaaAGTGCTGTAGTGTCCTGGGCCAGGCGGTCTACAAAGACATTTGGCTTTATCAGCGCAAATGTTTCGTTAAATTCTGTCTCCGGACACGTTTATCGTTCAATGGTTGTCGTCTGTAAAGTACGTACGTGTGATGGTCTGCTTTGAGCTATCAAATACAGGCAATTTCCTTAATTCGTGTGAATAAATTTTAGCACATCTTCAAAGAATCGCACTCGTTCCACTTTTAACCtgtgttttttgcaaaatctctCTCACAATATccatctaataaaatttaattgcttcGAGTTGAGTCCTTTTGCGGCTTCCTCCTCTCAATATACACACGCCGTGAAAGTCGTGAAATTGCAATTAGtacaagttttaattaaaaattttatacccGACCTTTCTGAAAAACTGTCGAcctaactttaaaataaattaattaatttcgaattttCAAACCGGAGCGAAAGCTACAATTCacgaaacattttttaagtcGGTGTCATTACCAGGAGGAAAAATGCGCGTATCTAGGCGAAAAATCCCTTAACGAGACGATCAGTTCGCTGAAAAAATCACCAGACTGTTATTAATTCTGCCGTCTCATATTCCGCTAATTAAGTGGCTTTGGCGGTCGAATTTGAGTGAGGGTCGGAATCACACCCACAATGTATTTACGAGTCAACATTCTAAAAAATCAACGGTAAACACGTTCATTAAAACTTTCGGCGTTCgtccaaatttttgtttaattaaattcaattaacGTCTTCTGTCGATCGCTTCCAGCCAATAAACAAacacatttgcatttttaccaattattttcaaacatgaTTAAAATGTGTACATTCTGTTGTTGAGTGCAGTTACATTTGTGTTAGTATCATTAAAAGTATTGAtcgttttcatttaaatacaACCAATGTTTACTAAATAAACATACTAAACAAATCCAAATTTACTTTCAAATTAGGGAGAGTTTGTCTTAATGTATACGAAATGCTAAAAGGAACATTTGTTTCACCGTTCTGCCAGTTGAAGGAACAACATTTCAGCTAAAATTGCTGTACATATAAATACAAATAGTGCTTTGTTGCTGTTATCATTTGATTCTTATTATTAGAGTCGGGATTTTAggtttttgctttttcatATTCCTTCATAGTTTTtaacatatgtcaatttttttgttaaaatttttatttggaaggatttatctaagatatcacagcCCTTAAACCCTTTACGATacatgaatatttttttgcaatcgATAACCGAAGATTTGAAaagttttctagaattttcaaaattgtcaactgtcaaaattcatggctagtttgattttttcaaaatgattttcaaaaaactgctatttttcttttaaaaaacctTATTTTCTTTACGGCTACCGAAAGAATATCAATATtcatggtgacttttatcaatacgtcctatatctatctcttacagtttttgaaaaaaatcacaaaaaacggattttacttcgtaattttcatagttaatcaagtagaccttgcaaaatggtcaacattGTTAAATTTCAATATcacatttagtttttagctggtgcattatcgaataagcaataaaacaataatacttAATTATAGTTTATGCTAACTTAGTGAagtatgtaaagtaactcaatCAGTCTGCcctcgaattttgaacttcttgaataaAAATGGTACACAAATaggacatttcttttaattattagcACAATTTaatcgtatttttcgaaagtttacttggttaaaaaagaaaataatgagcaaaaattctgtttttgcgattatttcaaaaactgtaaaagacAGATAtcgaagatgttaataaaagtctgcaaaaaattaatgttcttttgattgccattgaaaaaacaaagtcattacatttgaaaaaaatgttttataataattttttaatcatcattttcaaaaaatcatagtagccttgcaatttgacagttgacaatcctgAAAACTTGAGAAGACCTTTTGAACCTTTGACTATcaaattcaagaaaaattattcCCTTATTGTAAAAGGTTTACGatctgtaatattttaaatgaacccctgcaaatgaaaatgtgcataaaaaattgacatacgtcaaaaactatgacagacaAGTACTAACAACTTAGctacattttactcagtttcaaaaggcaaattcaaaaatgcaataaaaacagGTGGttatcatttaaaatttcaaccttggcgccaattttttgaaattccgaaagctcagccattttgaaaataatttagttgaactcagacTAGTCGACTTAGATtgcatacaaaattttaaagctctagcttcattagaagttaaaaagtttctaatgtagggcctacaagaatcaccctgtaagGATTATTCACAGTGTTattgtttgttgttttaagTTTACAAAAAGAAACCTTTTTAAAAGCAACTTGCTTTATTGTTTGTCCCATATTTTCTGAGCCAAACATGAGAAGATTCCTGTCTTcctgttgtccgaatgaattgaaattttgcatacttacgttaTCTGCGTAACAATGCAATAATATATAGTTAATTACCTTCTAAATGGGTTAAATGggggtgttaaaattttaagttaagaTTAAATGGGATGTTTGATTTGTCCATACCGCATCTCATTCCACTATATACGGTATGTTGGACAGTATGACGTCACGGT
This window harbors:
- the LOC656324 gene encoding CAAX prenyl protease 1 homolog translates to MFALSSKNVLIVFLWIDYLWVQYLRARQHKKTKVTTRVPDELALSQQSFDKSRKQTLQRNRLAFVKDLVSIITTTAIIQYKILPTIWEETDPLGELDEITRSCMWYFFYTTFLAFINLPFTIYDSIILETSKSPEFVIWNQLKNFVVGQIFAVMLCSLLITLIRNGDQVFITFWLLFCLVVFVVGISYPQMAPSKYRQLSPLKPGNLRNEITNLALTLSFPLKEIYIEERFSKKSCSNIYFYGPSDQKSIVILNTLILKEHGIGCTNNQILALISFEFSRWHFNETFKYVIVLETNLLLSFAAFLFLFKHPQVYEIFGFEDFHPVLVGVYVVLKYVMVPYASLLSFGFMWVSRGFVMQNDEFVAQLGKGKALIEALVRLEENNVKFPVCDRLYSMWHYDKPCLMERVEAIKKVEEEKFE